A section of the Bradyrhizobium oligotrophicum S58 genome encodes:
- the ldtR gene encoding transcriptional regulator LdtR yields MMKAVATAVETAAPGQGGTVQSLYLEALTLVERLHRRLLDVIKDEFDRRGRSDINSVQALLLYNIGDKELTAGELRTRGYYLGSNVSYNLKKLVELGFLDHQRSRVDRRSVRIRLTPQGQEIRRIVDSLYQKHVKTVEQVGGISGEEFSTLNKSLHRLERFWTDQILYRL; encoded by the coding sequence ATGATGAAAGCCGTTGCGACGGCCGTGGAGACTGCTGCGCCGGGCCAGGGCGGCACCGTCCAGTCGCTCTATCTGGAAGCTCTGACGCTGGTGGAGCGGCTGCATCGCCGCCTGCTCGACGTCATCAAGGACGAGTTCGACCGCCGTGGTCGTTCCGACATCAATTCGGTTCAGGCGCTGCTGCTCTATAACATCGGCGACAAGGAGCTGACCGCGGGCGAGTTGCGCACGCGCGGCTACTATCTCGGCTCCAACGTCTCCTACAATCTGAAGAAGCTGGTCGAGCTCGGCTTCCTCGATCACCAGCGCTCGCGCGTCGATCGCCGCTCGGTTCGCATCCGCCTGACCCCGCAGGGCCAGGAGATCCGCCGCATCGTCGACTCGCTGTATCAGAAGCACGTCAAGACCGTCGAGCAGGTCGGCGGCATCTCGGGCGAGGAGTTCTCGACCCTGAACAAGTCGCTGCATCGTCTCGAGCGCTTCTGGACCGACCAGATCCTGTATCGCCTCTGA
- a CDS encoding DUF6163 family protein, with protein sequence MPEIPSARDMARDNAAMSIAAMSSDRQESDENVWTRRLVLFLRVMAMLSIAKGLYHWAQVTGFIGGEDDAFENQAMAWQAATVYFAVIELVAAVGLWLATPWGAVVWLTTVVSMAVIELMFPGIYGGNLLVVAGEAIMLAAYLVLAWMSARERPP encoded by the coding sequence ATGCCTGAGATCCCCTCGGCACGAGACATGGCGCGCGACAACGCCGCCATGTCCATTGCGGCCATGTCCTCGGATCGGCAGGAGAGCGACGAGAACGTCTGGACGCGCCGGCTCGTGCTGTTCCTGCGGGTCATGGCCATGCTCTCGATCGCCAAGGGGCTCTACCATTGGGCCCAGGTGACCGGCTTCATTGGCGGCGAGGACGATGCGTTCGAGAACCAGGCGATGGCCTGGCAGGCGGCCACGGTCTATTTCGCCGTGATCGAGCTCGTCGCCGCGGTGGGCCTCTGGCTGGCGACGCCATGGGGCGCGGTGGTCTGGCTGACCACGGTGGTGTCGATGGCGGTCATCGAGCTGATGTTCCCGGGCATCTATGGCGGCAACCTGCTGGTGGTCGCCGGCGAGGCAATCATGCTCGCGGCCTATCTGGTGCTGGCCTGGATGTCGGCACGTGAGCGGCCACCGTAG
- a CDS encoding sodium-translocating pyrophosphatase — protein sequence MSALWVIVLCGALSIVYAIWATQSVLSADAGNARMQEIAAAVREGAQAYLRRQYTTIGIVGVVIFALLAYFLGTLVAIGFAIGAILSGAAGFIGMNVSVRANVRTAQAAITSLAGGLELAFKAGAITGMLVAGLALLGVTIYFGILTGFMKLAPDSRTVIDALVALGFGASLISIFARLGGGIFTKGADVGGDLVGKVEAGIPEDDPRNPATIADNVGDNVGDCAGMAADLFETYAVTAVATMVLAAIFFAKSSLLTNMMTLPLAIGGICIITSIAGTFFVKLGASQSIMGALYKGLIATGVLSLGGLALAIAWLIGFGKLDGVDYTGSALFVCGVVGLVVTGLIIWITEYYTGTDFRPVKSIAAASVTGHGTNVIQGLAISMESTALPALVIIAGILVTYSLAGLFGIAIATTTMLALAGMVVALDAFGPVTDNAGGIAEMAGLPKEVRKSTDALDAVGNTTKAVTKGYAIGSAGLGALVLFAAYNQDLQFFIADSANHPYFAGIKPDFSLNNPYVVVGLLFGGLLPYLFGAMGMTAVGRAAGAIVEEVRRQFREKPGIMQGTDKPDYGKAVDLLTKAAIKEMIIPSLLPVLSPIVVYFLIYAIAGGGAAGKSAAFSAVGAMLLGVIVTGLFVAISMTSGGGAWDNAKKYIEDGHYGGKGSDAHKAAVTGDTVGDPYKDTAGPAVNPMIKITNIVALLLLAILAH from the coding sequence ATGTCAGCTTTATGGGTGATCGTGCTCTGCGGAGCGCTGTCGATCGTCTATGCGATCTGGGCCACACAATCGGTGCTCAGCGCGGACGCCGGCAATGCGCGGATGCAGGAAATCGCGGCGGCCGTGCGTGAGGGCGCGCAGGCCTATCTCCGCCGCCAATATACGACGATCGGAATCGTCGGCGTCGTGATCTTCGCGCTTCTTGCGTATTTCCTCGGAACCCTGGTTGCGATCGGCTTTGCGATCGGCGCGATCCTCTCCGGTGCGGCCGGCTTCATCGGCATGAACGTGTCGGTGCGCGCCAACGTCCGCACCGCACAGGCTGCCATCACCTCACTGGCAGGCGGCCTCGAACTCGCCTTCAAGGCCGGCGCCATCACCGGCATGCTGGTGGCCGGCCTCGCGCTGCTCGGCGTGACCATCTACTTCGGCATCCTCACCGGCTTCATGAAGCTCGCGCCAGACAGCCGCACCGTGATCGATGCGCTGGTCGCGCTCGGCTTCGGCGCCTCGCTGATCTCGATCTTCGCCCGTCTCGGCGGCGGCATCTTCACGAAGGGCGCCGACGTCGGCGGTGACCTCGTCGGCAAGGTCGAAGCCGGCATTCCCGAGGACGATCCGCGCAATCCCGCGACCATCGCCGACAACGTCGGCGACAACGTCGGTGACTGCGCCGGCATGGCCGCCGACCTGTTCGAGACCTACGCCGTAACCGCGGTCGCCACCATGGTGCTGGCGGCGATCTTCTTCGCCAAGTCGTCGCTGCTGACCAACATGATGACCCTGCCGCTCGCCATCGGCGGCATCTGCATCATCACCTCGATCGCCGGCACCTTCTTCGTCAAGCTCGGCGCCAGCCAGTCCATCATGGGCGCGCTGTATAAGGGCCTGATCGCGACCGGCGTGCTGTCGCTCGGCGGTCTCGCGCTGGCGATCGCTTGGCTGATCGGCTTCGGCAAGCTCGACGGTGTCGACTACACCGGATCGGCGCTGTTCGTCTGCGGCGTGGTCGGCCTCGTCGTCACCGGGCTCATCATCTGGATCACCGAGTACTACACCGGCACCGACTTCCGTCCGGTGAAGTCCATTGCGGCGGCCTCGGTGACCGGTCACGGCACCAACGTGATCCAGGGCCTCGCGATCTCGATGGAATCGACCGCGCTGCCTGCTCTCGTCATCATCGCCGGCATCCTGGTCACCTACAGCCTGGCCGGCCTGTTCGGCATCGCCATCGCGACCACGACGATGCTGGCGCTCGCCGGCATGGTCGTCGCGCTCGACGCCTTCGGTCCGGTCACCGACAATGCCGGCGGCATTGCCGAGATGGCCGGCCTGCCGAAGGAGGTCCGCAAGTCGACCGACGCGCTGGACGCGGTCGGCAACACCACCAAGGCCGTCACCAAGGGCTACGCGATCGGCTCCGCCGGTCTCGGCGCCCTGGTGCTGTTCGCGGCCTATAACCAGGACCTGCAGTTCTTCATCGCCGACTCCGCGAATCATCCGTACTTCGCGGGGATCAAGCCGGACTTCTCACTGAACAACCCCTACGTCGTGGTCGGCCTGCTGTTCGGCGGCCTGCTGCCCTATCTGTTCGGCGCGATGGGCATGACCGCGGTCGGCCGCGCCGCCGGCGCGATCGTCGAGGAGGTGCGCCGGCAATTCCGCGAGAAGCCGGGCATCATGCAGGGCACCGACAAGCCTGACTACGGCAAGGCCGTTGACCTGCTGACCAAGGCGGCGATCAAGGAGATGATCATCCCATCGCTGCTGCCGGTGCTGTCGCCGATCGTCGTCTACTTCCTGATCTACGCGATCGCGGGCGGTGGTGCGGCCGGCAAGTCGGCGGCATTCTCCGCCGTCGGCGCCATGTTGCTCGGCGTCATCGTCACCGGCCTGTTCGTCGCGATCTCGATGACCTCCGGCGGCGGCGCCTGGGACAACGCCAAGAAGTACATCGAGGACGGCCACTACGGCGGCAAGGGCTCCGACGCCCACAAGGCGGCGGTCACCGGCGACACCGTCGGCGATCCCTACAAGGACACGGCGGGGCCGGCGGTGAACCCGATGATCAAGATCACCAACATCGTGGCCCTGCTGCTGCTGGCGATCCTGGCGCACTGA
- the glyA gene encoding serine hydroxymethyltransferase: MTASSAKPASSVDSFFSATLAEADPEIAAAIKGELGRQRHEIELIASENIVSRAVLEAQGSVMTNKYAEGYPGARYYGGCEWVDVAENLAIDRAKKLFGANFANVQPNSGSQMNQAVFLALLQPGDTFMGLDLAAGGHLTHGSPVNMSGKWFKASHYTVRREDQLIDMDAVARQAEQVKPKLIIAGGSAYSRAWDFKRFREIADSVGAYFLVDMAHFAGLVAGGVHASPVPYAHVTTTTTHKSLRGPRGGLILWNDEALTKKLNSAIFPGLQGGPLMHVIAAKAVAFAEALRPEFKTYAKNIVENAKALAESLRAQGFDIVSGGTDNHLMLVDLRPKGLKGNASEKALVRAGITCNKNGIPFDPEKPFVTSGLRLGTPAATTRGFGVAEFQQVGGLIAEVLNAIAQAPDGSAPLVEAAVKEKVKALTDRFPIYQ, translated from the coding sequence ATGACCGCTTCCAGCGCCAAGCCCGCCTCGTCCGTCGATTCCTTTTTCTCCGCCACCCTGGCCGAAGCCGATCCCGAAATCGCTGCCGCCATCAAGGGGGAGCTCGGTCGGCAACGGCACGAAATCGAGCTGATCGCCTCGGAGAACATCGTCAGCCGGGCGGTCCTGGAGGCCCAGGGCTCGGTGATGACCAACAAATATGCCGAGGGCTATCCGGGCGCACGCTATTACGGCGGCTGCGAATGGGTCGACGTCGCCGAGAACCTTGCGATCGACCGCGCCAAGAAGCTGTTCGGCGCCAACTTCGCCAACGTGCAGCCGAACTCGGGCAGCCAGATGAACCAGGCGGTGTTCCTGGCGCTGCTGCAGCCGGGCGACACCTTCATGGGCCTCGATCTCGCCGCGGGTGGTCACCTGACCCACGGCTCGCCCGTCAACATGTCCGGCAAGTGGTTCAAGGCTTCGCACTATACGGTGCGGCGCGAGGACCAGCTGATCGACATGGATGCGGTCGCCAGGCAGGCGGAGCAGGTCAAGCCGAAGCTGATCATCGCCGGTGGCAGCGCCTATTCGCGCGCCTGGGACTTCAAGCGCTTCCGTGAGATCGCCGACAGCGTCGGCGCCTACTTCCTGGTCGACATGGCGCATTTCGCCGGTCTCGTCGCCGGTGGCGTGCATGCCTCGCCGGTGCCGTACGCGCACGTCACGACGACGACGACCCACAAGTCGCTGCGCGGCCCGCGCGGCGGCCTGATCCTGTGGAACGACGAGGCGCTGACCAAGAAGCTGAATTCGGCGATCTTCCCGGGCCTGCAGGGCGGTCCGCTGATGCACGTGATCGCGGCCAAGGCGGTAGCCTTCGCCGAGGCGCTGCGGCCGGAGTTCAAGACTTACGCGAAGAACATCGTCGAGAATGCGAAGGCGCTGGCGGAATCGCTGCGCGCCCAAGGCTTCGACATCGTCTCCGGCGGCACCGACAACCACCTGATGCTGGTCGACCTCAGGCCGAAGGGCTTGAAGGGCAACGCTTCGGAGAAGGCACTGGTTCGCGCTGGCATCACCTGCAACAAGAACGGCATTCCGTTCGACCCCGAGAAGCCGTTCGTCACCTCTGGCCTGCGGCTCGGCACGCCGGCGGCAACGACCCGCGGCTTCGGCGTCGCAGAATTCCAGCAGGTCGGCGGCCTCATTGCCGAGGTCCTGAACGCCATCGCCCAAGCGCCGGACGGCAGCGCGCCGCTGGTGGAAGCTGCGGTCAAGGAGAAGGTGAAGGCGCTGACCGACCGGTTCCCGATCTATCAGTAA
- the ribD gene encoding bifunctional diaminohydroxyphosphoribosylaminopyrimidine deaminase/5-amino-6-(5-phosphoribosylamino)uracil reductase RibD, with product MIFRVLVDQVGEKLKAQKDADRRFMQLALTLGRRGLGRTWPNPAVGAVVVKDGIIVGRGWTQPGGRPHAEPEALQRAGNAAKGATLYVTLEPCSHFGKSPPCVDAVLAAGISRVVSAIEDPNPEVAGQGHAKLRAAGLPVEVGLCSADAKRDHAGHFRRIREGRPHVILKLAVSADDKIAASGNKPVAITGEAARTRVHLLRAQSDAILIGVRTAIADDPLLTCRLPGMAARSPVRVVLDPMLRLPSASRLMQSARTTPLWLVASEIAEPATATRLGAAGAQVIRVPPQADPSALEPPAVLRSLAERGITRLMIEGGSRVASSFLQSGLVDEIWLLRGPGEIGSDGIAALDALPLTAITQSPAYRVRASEALDQDTITIYERA from the coding sequence ATGATCTTCCGGGTCCTGGTCGATCAGGTCGGCGAAAAGCTGAAGGCGCAGAAGGACGCCGACCGCCGCTTCATGCAGCTGGCGCTGACGCTCGGGCGCCGCGGCCTGGGGCGGACCTGGCCCAATCCCGCCGTCGGCGCCGTGGTCGTCAAGGACGGCATCATCGTCGGCCGCGGCTGGACGCAGCCGGGTGGACGCCCACACGCCGAGCCCGAAGCGCTCCAGCGCGCCGGCAACGCCGCGAAGGGCGCCACGCTGTATGTGACACTCGAGCCGTGCTCGCATTTCGGCAAATCGCCGCCCTGCGTCGATGCGGTCCTCGCGGCCGGCATCAGCCGGGTCGTCTCGGCCATCGAGGATCCCAATCCCGAGGTTGCGGGGCAGGGGCATGCCAAGCTCCGCGCCGCAGGCCTTCCGGTCGAGGTCGGCCTCTGCTCGGCGGACGCCAAGCGCGATCACGCCGGCCATTTTCGCCGCATCCGCGAGGGGCGGCCGCATGTGATCCTCAAGCTCGCGGTCTCGGCCGACGACAAGATCGCAGCCAGCGGCAACAAGCCGGTGGCCATTACCGGCGAAGCGGCGCGGACACGCGTGCATCTGCTGCGCGCCCAGAGCGATGCAATCCTGATCGGGGTGCGCACGGCGATTGCCGATGATCCGCTGCTGACTTGCCGGTTGCCCGGCATGGCGGCCCGCTCGCCGGTTCGCGTCGTGCTGGATCCGATGCTGCGGCTTCCCTCGGCGAGCCGTTTGATGCAGTCCGCGCGCACCACGCCGCTCTGGCTCGTCGCCTCCGAGATTGCCGAGCCGGCGACGGCGACCCGGCTGGGAGCCGCCGGGGCGCAGGTGATCCGCGTGCCGCCGCAGGCTGATCCTTCGGCGCTGGAGCCACCCGCGGTGCTCAGGTCACTGGCGGAGCGCGGCATCACCCGCTTGATGATCGAAGGCGGCAGCCGCGTCGCATCGTCTTTCCTGCAAAGCGGCCTGGTCGATGAAATCTGGCTCCTGCGCGGTCCCGGCGAGATCGGGTCCGACGGAATCGCTGCGCTGGACGCATTGCCGCTGACCGCAATCACGCAGTCGCCGGCCTATCGCGTTCGTGCTAGCGAAGCGCTCGATCAGGATACAATCACGATTTACGAGCGCGCCTAA
- the nrdR gene encoding transcriptional regulator NrdR, protein MRCPSCNSLDTQVKDSRPTEDSSVIRRRRVCVTCNFRFTTFERVQLRELTVIKRNGRRVPFDRDKLMRSVQISLRKRSVDPERVEKMVSAIVRELESGGESEVSSEAIGEIVMEHLRDLDDVAYVRFASVYRNFREAKDFEAVLGELSAEDEAPRLAPVRK, encoded by the coding sequence ATGCGCTGCCCGAGCTGCAACAGCCTCGATACGCAGGTGAAGGACTCCCGCCCCACCGAGGATTCCTCGGTGATCCGCCGGCGGCGGGTCTGCGTCACCTGCAATTTCCGCTTCACGACCTTCGAGCGGGTGCAGCTGCGCGAACTGACCGTCATCAAGCGCAACGGCCGTCGCGTGCCATTCGACCGCGACAAGCTGATGCGCTCGGTGCAGATCTCGCTGCGCAAGCGCTCGGTCGATCCGGAGCGGGTCGAGAAGATGGTGTCGGCGATCGTGCGCGAGCTCGAGAGCGGCGGCGAGTCGGAGGTGTCCTCGGAGGCGATCGGCGAGATCGTGATGGAGCATCTGCGCGACCTCGACGACGTCGCCTATGTCCGCTTCGCCTCGGTCTATCGCAATTTCCGCGAGGCCAAGGACTTCGAGGCCGTGCTCGGCGAGCTCTCGGCCGAGGACGAGGCGCCGCGGCTGGCGCCGGTCCGCAAATGA
- the hemB gene encoding porphobilinogen synthase, translating into MAIKFGRPIEMRDIARTTTTGTPPALDLTIRPRRNRKAEWARRLVRENVLTTDDLIWPLFVVQGNRTRTTVASMPGVERLSVDEIVRDAERAAKLDIPCIALFPYTEPSLRDEHGSEACNPENLVCQAVRAIKKEFPDIGVLCDVALDPFTSHGHDGLIQNGRILNDETVAVLVRQALVQAEAGCDIIAPSDMMDGRVGAIRQALDQSGFLDVQIMAYAAKYASAFYGPFRDAIGSAKTLTGDKRTYQMDSANTDEALREVELDIAEGADMVMVKPGMPYLDVVRRVKDTFSMPTFAYQVSGEYAMIAAAANNGWIDGERAMMESLLAFKRAGADGVLTYFAPQAAERLRQQR; encoded by the coding sequence ATGGCCATCAAATTCGGGCGCCCGATCGAAATGCGCGACATCGCGCGCACCACGACCACGGGGACGCCGCCGGCTCTCGACCTCACCATCCGCCCCCGCCGCAACCGCAAGGCCGAATGGGCGCGCCGTCTGGTGCGCGAGAACGTGCTGACGACGGACGATCTGATCTGGCCTCTTTTCGTCGTGCAAGGCAATCGGACCCGCACCACCGTGGCGTCGATGCCGGGCGTGGAACGGCTGAGCGTGGACGAGATCGTGCGCGACGCCGAGCGCGCCGCCAAGCTCGACATCCCATGCATCGCGCTGTTCCCCTATACCGAGCCGTCGCTGCGCGACGAGCACGGCTCCGAGGCCTGCAATCCGGAGAACCTGGTCTGCCAGGCGGTGCGCGCGATCAAGAAGGAATTCCCCGACATCGGCGTGCTCTGCGACGTCGCACTCGACCCGTTCACCAGCCACGGTCATGACGGCCTGATCCAGAACGGCCGCATCCTCAACGACGAGACGGTCGCCGTGCTGGTGCGCCAGGCCCTGGTCCAGGCGGAGGCCGGCTGCGACATCATCGCGCCCTCCGACATGATGGACGGGCGCGTCGGCGCCATTCGCCAGGCGCTCGACCAGTCGGGGTTCCTCGACGTGCAGATCATGGCCTACGCGGCCAAATATGCCTCCGCGTTCTACGGCCCGTTCCGCGACGCGATCGGCTCGGCCAAGACGCTGACCGGCGACAAGCGCACCTATCAGATGGACAGCGCCAACACCGACGAGGCGCTGCGCGAGGTCGAGCTCGACATCGCCGAGGGCGCCGACATGGTGATGGTGAAGCCGGGCATGCCCTATCTCGACGTCGTCAGGCGCGTGAAGGACACGTTCAGCATGCCGACCTTCGCCTATCAGGTGTCGGGCGAATACGCGATGATCGCGGCCGCCGCCAACAATGGCTGGATCGATGGCGAGCGGGCCATGATGGAGAGCCTGCTCGCCTTCAAGCGTGCCGGCGCCGACGGCGTCCTCACCTACTTCGCGCCGCAAGCGGCCGAGCGGCTGCGCCAGCAGCGCTAA
- a CDS encoding riboflavin synthase has product MFTGIVTDIGEIVSLTARTEGKLHRLRIACSYGQAGIADGASIANNGVCLTVVQSGIADGKTWFEVDAAAETLALTTAKHWRVGTKLNLERALKIGDELGGHIVSGHVDGIASIVSRENLPDMARFVFKTTRELARFIATKGSITLDGVSLTINTVDELTFSVLIIPHTLSVTTLSSWQAGSEVNIEVDLMARYAARLTEMK; this is encoded by the coding sequence ATGTTCACCGGCATCGTCACAGACATCGGCGAGATCGTCAGCCTGACGGCGCGCACCGAAGGCAAGCTGCACCGGCTGCGCATCGCCTGCAGCTACGGCCAGGCCGGAATCGCGGATGGCGCATCGATCGCCAACAACGGCGTCTGCCTCACGGTTGTGCAGTCGGGCATCGCTGACGGAAAGACCTGGTTCGAGGTCGACGCCGCCGCAGAGACGCTGGCGCTGACCACCGCCAAGCACTGGCGTGTCGGCACCAAGCTGAACCTGGAGCGGGCGCTGAAGATCGGCGACGAGCTCGGCGGCCACATCGTCTCCGGCCATGTCGATGGCATTGCGTCGATCGTCAGCCGCGAGAACCTGCCGGACATGGCGCGGTTCGTTTTCAAGACCACGCGCGAGCTGGCGCGCTTCATCGCCACCAAGGGCTCGATCACCCTCGACGGCGTGTCGCTGACGATCAACACCGTGGACGAGCTGACCTTCTCGGTCCTCATCATTCCGCATACGCTGTCGGTGACCACGCTATCGTCCTGGCAGGCGGGCAGCGAGGTCAATATCGAGGTCGACCTGATGGCACGCTACGCGGCGCGCCTCACGGAAATGAAGTAA
- the thiL gene encoding thiamine-phosphate kinase, translating to MTHDPSGEDSLIARYFKPLATDPGAFGLVDDAAIIPADGDDIVVKTDAIVEGVHYLPDDPPDTIARKALRVNLSDLAAKGAVPAGFVLTLALREKDEAWLAAFARGLGEDAAAFGCPLLGGDTVSTPGPVMISIAAWGRVPKGRMVHRFGADSGDRVMVTGTIGDATLGLRMLTGRAEAAALADDPAAREMLIGRYRVPQPRNALAAAVRDFASASMDVSDGLAGDLAKLCAASGVSADIELSHVPTSPAATRLLSSGATSWESLVSGGDDYEILCTVPAAQCEAFRAAANAADIAVTDIGAIVAGTNTPRFRDGQGRPITLRRLSFSHF from the coding sequence ATGACTCACGATCCCTCCGGCGAAGACTCTCTCATCGCCCGCTATTTCAAGCCGCTCGCAACCGACCCCGGCGCGTTTGGCCTGGTCGATGATGCCGCGATCATTCCGGCTGACGGCGACGACATCGTCGTCAAGACCGACGCCATCGTCGAAGGCGTCCATTATCTCCCCGACGATCCGCCCGACACGATCGCGCGCAAGGCGCTGCGGGTGAACCTGTCGGATCTCGCCGCCAAGGGCGCCGTGCCGGCCGGCTTCGTGCTTACGCTCGCGCTGCGGGAAAAGGACGAGGCCTGGCTTGCCGCGTTCGCCCGTGGCCTCGGTGAGGACGCCGCTGCCTTCGGCTGCCCGCTGCTCGGCGGCGACACGGTGTCGACCCCCGGTCCGGTGATGATCTCGATCGCAGCCTGGGGGCGCGTTCCCAAGGGCCGCATGGTGCATCGGTTCGGGGCGGACTCTGGCGACCGGGTGATGGTCACGGGAACGATCGGCGACGCAACGCTCGGCCTGCGCATGCTGACGGGCAGAGCGGAGGCGGCGGCCCTGGCCGACGATCCCGCCGCGCGGGAAATGCTGATCGGCCGCTACCGCGTGCCGCAGCCGCGCAATGCGCTGGCGGCAGCGGTGCGCGATTTCGCCAGCGCGTCGATGGACGTGTCCGATGGTCTCGCCGGCGATCTGGCCAAGCTGTGTGCCGCTTCCGGTGTGAGTGCCGACATCGAGCTGTCACATGTTCCAACCTCGCCTGCAGCAACCAGGCTGCTGTCCAGCGGCGCCACCTCGTGGGAAAGCTTGGTCTCCGGCGGCGACGACTACGAAATCCTTTGCACCGTTCCCGCAGCGCAATGCGAAGCATTCCGTGCTGCAGCCAACGCGGCGGACATTGCCGTCACCGATATCGGCGCCATTGTTGCCGGCACGAACACGCCGCGCTTCAGGGACGGGCAGGGGCGTCCCATCACGCTGAGGCGTTTGTCCTTCAGCCACTTCTGA
- the nusB gene encoding transcription antitermination factor NusB produces the protein MADSSNKPFKGPVRANDRKANRRGAARLAAVQALYQMDIAGAGINDVLAEFESHWLGTEVEGEQYLPAEAAFFRDIVSGVVRDQTKIDPVLDTALERGWPLQRIEAILRAVLRAGAYELERRKDIPARVVVSEYVDIAHAFVERDETGMVNAVLEQLARQYRADEMGPK, from the coding sequence ATGGCCGACAGCAGCAACAAGCCGTTCAAAGGTCCGGTCAGAGCGAATGATCGCAAGGCCAACAGGCGGGGCGCTGCGCGGCTCGCCGCCGTGCAGGCGCTCTACCAGATGGATATCGCCGGTGCCGGGATCAACGACGTCCTGGCCGAGTTCGAGAGCCATTGGCTCGGCACCGAGGTCGAGGGCGAGCAGTACCTGCCGGCCGAGGCCGCCTTCTTCCGCGACATCGTCTCCGGCGTGGTGCGCGACCAGACCAAGATCGATCCCGTGCTCGATACCGCCTTGGAGCGCGGCTGGCCGCTGCAGCGGATCGAGGCGATCCTGCGCGCGGTGCTGCGCGCCGGCGCCTATGAGCTGGAACGGCGCAAGGACATTCCGGCGCGGGTCGTGGTGTCCGAATATGTCGACATCGCCCACGCCTTCGTCGAGCGCGACGAGACCGGCATGGTCAATGCCGTGCTGGAGCAACTGGCGCGGCAGTACCGCGCCGACGAAATGGGGCCGAAATAG
- the ribH gene encoding 6,7-dimethyl-8-ribityllumazine synthase, translated as MADARRAPLKDQTDISGARALIVEARFYDDLQDAMLEGATAELKAAGVAYDVLTVTGSLEIPATIAIALDAAAKNGKPYDLAIALGCVIRGDTIHFEIVSQESSRALMDLSVARGLPLGNGILTVNTEDQAWARARVSEMNKGGDAARAALAVLRIKRRLARG; from the coding sequence ATGGCAGACGCACGGCGCGCGCCGCTCAAAGACCAGACCGACATCTCCGGCGCCAGGGCGCTGATCGTCGAAGCCCGCTTCTATGACGACCTTCAGGACGCGATGCTGGAGGGCGCCACGGCCGAGCTGAAGGCGGCCGGCGTTGCGTACGACGTGCTGACTGTCACTGGCTCCTTGGAGATTCCCGCCACGATCGCGATCGCGCTCGATGCTGCCGCCAAGAATGGCAAGCCGTATGATCTGGCGATCGCGCTCGGCTGCGTGATCCGCGGCGACACCATCCATTTCGAGATCGTCTCGCAGGAATCCTCGCGGGCGCTGATGGATCTGTCGGTGGCGCGCGGCCTGCCGCTCGGCAACGGTATCCTGACCGTCAACACCGAGGACCAGGCCTGGGCGCGGGCCCGCGTCTCCGAGATGAACAAGGGCGGCGATGCCGCGCGGGCGGCACTCGCCGTGCTCCGCATCAAACGCCGTTTGGCGCGAGGCTGA